The DNA segment atttatgaatgcaaTAAAAATTTTACTCccaacataattttattttaagattacatttttttaatctgtctgtcaagtcaattcaaattacctaatataatttttgtaattatttcaattccacattttttatacttacaccaaaatgtaaaaattatattcaaaatatgagttcattcttgtaatattacaattacatggactttttcttgtgtttttgtacGAATACAAATAATTGTATACAATAGTATTAAAAAGGAGTGAAATACCTGGAGGACTTTGCCCTGAGGACTCTCATCAAACAACAGAGGCTGCTGGTAGCTGGGGTCAAGGTTCTTCTTCACGACTTTGGTTTTCTTCTTCGCCAAGCACACTCCATTCTCCAGGACGTACACCTTCACGTAGGTCGCTACATGTGGCAGAAGaagaatacaaaatacaaatgaaagaaaatcatAAAAACTAAAGGTGTCcgttgatatatatatatataccgggTATATTCCTGGATCCTGGTTTGGGGATCAAGCCTCTGGCCTGGTTGACTTCCACCTCCAGCTGACCTCCTCTGTCCACCATGCCAACATGGACGTCCCCTgcagaaagattttttttaattattatttccaagaaataataacaataataacaaagccGGAGGTCTTTGCAAGAAGCTTGGCTTCATGCGTGTTGCCTTTTTTACCACTAGAGGGAGACATAGAGTTGTGTGTGTCCTTACTGAGCTATATCCATATATTCTATATTCCATGCACAATAACTTTATATGCACTCTCCTTGTGCTTTAAGGTGCACAATGGCTTTTCACCTTTACAACTCCCTGTTTCTTTTTGGTGCTTAGAGTCTCATAGTTTGCTTATGGGGGTATagttgtaaaaatgaaaaactgagGGGAAAAATAGGGTGTTACAAGAAAATGACATGggttgtgtatttattatattatgcctatatttatacatattttatatataaaatgcaaatataaattGGCATACGTCACTTCACATAGGATACATAATGCTTTTCACGTATTCTTTCacatatatgcatttttttaaaaatcatgtttattctcataaaattgcagttCTACACCcactaataaaaaaattacagagttttagtaaaatataaaaaaaaatgtctagcataattaagacttttttcttgtaataccacctttttattcattataGTTATGCATTAACATACCTATGCATGCTAAAAAAGTCTATATATTTGTATTGCATTGTGTGTTAGTgttatgtatactgtatgataTGCACTTTAAatatgtgtagcaaagcctgcttttcatatatatagtttaatatgcactattttgtgtgtgtgtgtgtgtgtgtgatcctaTACCATATTAACCTgcagaatataagacaaccccttTTTATGAGGACACTGGTAGATAAAAGCGTGTCTATAGAGGCGTAAAGACTAAACTTACAAGCAAATCAAAATGTGCAGTAAGAACAACTAGAGCAGAATAAAAAGTACTCGGTCCACTCCGCTGGTGGCTTACCCATGGGAGGTGTAGCTAATGTTTGCCGCCCGACAATCTGAGCGGGGCCTAATCCATCCAGGAAGTCGCTGAACTGGCTCTCGGGCCCGAGGCGCGTGGTCGGGAATACAAATCTGAAAAAAAGTCTGGGATGTCAACATGGGCTCGGTGTTATGTTAAGCATTTTCACGAGGCGGACGCTCACGTTCCGTCGGAGCTGTTGGAATTGGTGCTGCCGTCTGTGGAGTCCTTGCTGCCCTGCCGCGTCACCCGGTTCCTCATTTCCACGGCGATGCCAGTCTCCGTGCTTCGTCGGATTGTGCTGCGGAGCTTCTTGGTGCCGCCATCTGAAAAGGaagactttttttaaatcatcttaGAATGCAGTTGGAAGTTCAATATGAAGCAGTCAGTCAGATTTAAGAACTAGAAATTGGAATttgcataaaaattaaaataaaaataacaaaacattttctgtCATGACCATGATTGAATGGTTCATCTTGGAATTcaacctattattagtccaaaaatatgcatatttaagataattgtatgtattcttgaattatctcacaacgggcacaataatccctaaacTATGCCAAgaaaaaactcaactctgaacccctgatgtcacttcctgttcaccccCACTCATGTCCACTTGCATAagaacacataaacacaacttttatgtctaatatattgggtaataggagtgtaaacgtgactataggggtgttatttaatatctggagggctctaattatgttaaacccatcattagaaggttgtaaacaggtttatgaAGCTCTAACTACAAATATGTTCCTTAAATGAGGAATCCTAAAGCCACTCAGTACAGATAACTATCGGAAATATTGGTTTTTAGCAACGGACATCCATAACCAGTGTAAAATTACTGGAAGAAAATATTCTGTCGTTAAAGTTTGTGAAGGATACTAGCACTTTGACGCTATGATCTGCTAAATGCCGTGACATGTCTTCAGCATGCTTGACAATGGCGACTGTAAGAGCTATTCCCAGCTTCAATaaagcaacagcagcagaatCGTCTCCTGTGATGACACTCGATATCTCTGATAAAAGGATGTGCTCatgcagcatcagcatcaaaaaaaaaaaccctccagaGTTCTTCTTCTAGATACAGCTTATGGATGCCCACACGTACAAAAATGCTAATCCTTTGGAACGTATGTGCAACGTGAGCAGCGCTTTCAATCCTGAACTGCATGTTAAACACCGGATAACAAAGCTTCCCTTTTGTGGTGCAGACGTGATGACAATAGGAAGCGGCGGCACGTCCTCCTCGTCTATAGGTGCCCACGCGCTGCAGCCCAGTGAAGACTTTTAAGGAGAGAATGCACAAActgtcacattaaaaaaaaaaaaaaaaacatggacgcCACTTCATTAGCCCTCCAAGCTCATTAAGCATCCTCCTCATCACCATGACAACGCCACACCGTGGAGGAGGCTGAGCAGAGAAAAGTGAGGATTATTTTTCTGGAGACGGGGGGTCTACGAGGCGTGCTCCCAAACTTCGCTACCGCTGCTATGACAACCCACCCGGACCACCTGGAGACCGCTGGCGCCATGGAGACAAGCTCAGCCCTCAATTAAACCACACACACTTTGTACCATATTTcagaatgaataaagttgtattgcaATTGTAAGCATTCCACCATGCATCAAGTAGCGTTCAACTTCATATTCATTTACTCATTTACCAGCCGGACCCTCCCCTCTCATTAAAACAGCCCCCAGTAAGGTGCAGtgatccttccttcctctttaATCCCCTCCTACTCTGCGCTCTCCCCCTTTCccattaccatggcaacacagtCTGCATTGCACCAAGAGCCCCGGCCGACATGCTCCCCTCATAAGCCTTTCCCCTCTCGGAGAGCCTTGCCTTCATGTCACTTAGAGtgcttattatttttatctttagctCCTTGTCTCCTCGTCCTGTAAACACGCTGTgctcaaactttttccaccgtggGCCACATACCGAAA comes from the Doryrhamphus excisus isolate RoL2022-K1 chromosome 14, RoL_Dexc_1.0, whole genome shotgun sequence genome and includes:
- the rims3 gene encoding regulating synaptic membrane exocytosis protein 3, with the translated sequence MMLSSSVEVPSPGGLSTLSGLSVAARNVVRSSSISGAMYNLEKSPSGGGGGGGPETTSLAGNKKRRSSLGAKMVAIVGLSQWSKSTQQLNQHDGGTKKLRSTIRRSTETGIAVEMRNRVTRQGSKDSTDGSTNSNSSDGTFVFPTTRLGPESQFSDFLDGLGPAQIVGRQTLATPPMGDVHVGMVDRGGQLEVEVNQARGLIPKPGSRNIPATYVKVYVLENGVCLAKKKTKVVKKNLDPSYQQPLLFDESPQGKVLQVIVWGDYGRMDHKCFMGMAQILLEDLDLSATVSGWYKLFPTSSLADPSIGPLARRLSQSSLESATSPSCT